One Brachybacterium kimchii genomic window carries:
- a CDS encoding helix-turn-helix domain-containing protein: MTVTYDCESSDGRRCRVTPYDENVHTPGTAHRTWDPYPDPFPAGPFTEVVEYAPAGHEEPIVTKTTTPGRLTEEGVQELPEFLRPRAAADPQPAPETEEMVTEVEEVPRPPEGDTPDLRAFFAFFKAINQGGRPDLSAEEVACLNVMLSYCTHTTLGDCRPGQNLIAQGVGKTERTVRRYIAALIRKRYVVEVQRGSNYGSNHTTEYRLTLPEWEGET, from the coding sequence ATGACGGTCACCTACGACTGCGAGAGCTCGGACGGCAGGCGATGCCGGGTGACTCCGTACGACGAGAACGTGCACACCCCCGGGACCGCGCACAGGACATGGGATCCATACCCCGACCCTTTTCCGGCGGGGCCGTTCACCGAAGTGGTGGAGTACGCCCCGGCAGGGCATGAGGAGCCGATCGTCACGAAGACGACGACACCGGGCCGGCTGACCGAGGAGGGAGTGCAGGAGCTTCCCGAGTTCCTGCGGCCCCGTGCGGCGGCTGATCCCCAACCGGCGCCGGAGACCGAGGAGATGGTGACGGAGGTGGAGGAGGTGCCACGGCCACCGGAGGGCGACACTCCGGACCTCCGGGCGTTCTTCGCCTTCTTCAAGGCGATCAACCAAGGGGGCCGACCGGACCTGTCCGCCGAGGAGGTCGCGTGTCTCAACGTGATGCTCTCCTACTGCACGCACACGACGTTGGGCGACTGCCGACCGGGGCAGAACCTGATCGCGCAAGGCGTCGGGAAGACAGAGCGGACCGTGCGCCGGTACATCGCCGCGCTGATCCGGAAGCGCTACGTGGTCGAGGTGCAGAGGGGTTCCAACTACGGGAGCAACCACACCACGGAGTACCGGCTCACCCTGCCGGAGTGGGAGGGCGAGACGTAG